The Kroppenstedtia pulmonis genome has a segment encoding these proteins:
- a CDS encoding DUF1811 family protein, translated as MRPYSQMSRDELLLEIETLKQEKVRVRRQSLFSELDVIQQKINFAKSYLVDKSTIQPHQFYQVEGEPSRFWVEDLNGIMAWGRYEGQHEQIALPIGILTLLPNEKNPL; from the coding sequence GTGCGCCCATACAGCCAAATGAGCAGAGATGAACTGCTTTTGGAAATCGAAACACTGAAGCAGGAAAAGGTACGTGTCCGTCGCCAATCTCTGTTCAGTGAGCTGGACGTGATCCAGCAGAAAATCAATTTTGCCAAATCCTATTTAGTGGATAAGTCCACGATTCAACCCCATCAATTTTATCAAGTGGAAGGGGAGCCCAGTCGATTTTGGGTCGAAGATTTAAACGGAATCATGGCCTGGGGCAGATATGAAGGCCAACATGAACAAATTGCACTTCCGATCGGAATCTTGACCCTGCTCCCAAATGAAAAAAATCCACTGTAG
- a CDS encoding L,D-transpeptidase, translated as MGHIVVDLSDRRLYWMEGNRIIRSFPVGIGKILSQTPVGTYTIINKVPYPYSYPGGPLSPYGTLWMGLSRRGYGIHGTNRPASIGKMVSKGCVRMYNPDVEALGRLAGIGTQVIIRP; from the coding sequence ATGGGGCATATCGTGGTGGATTTATCAGATCGTCGGCTGTACTGGATGGAAGGTAATCGGATCATCCGGTCTTTTCCTGTGGGAATCGGTAAAATACTCTCTCAAACCCCTGTCGGAACTTATACCATTATCAACAAAGTTCCTTATCCCTACAGCTATCCGGGAGGTCCTCTTTCTCCTTACGGTACTCTTTGGATGGGATTGTCCAGAAGAGGCTATGGCATACACGGAACCAACCGTCCCGCATCCATTGGAAAAATGGTATCCAAAGGATGTGTCCGGATGTATAACCCGGATGTGGAAGCATTGGGACGTCTGGCAGGAATCGGCACCCAGGTCATCATTCGACCCTAG
- a CDS encoding DUF2512 family protein, protein MNWFLKIMMYAAVLYGIDSVLGGVHYPTIEAFMAVVIFLATVGHFADQWVLHRLGNIKSVLSGSVFMVLVVWGSQFLFPGSVIMFWAALLTGLILGLVEYFMHKEILATDPY, encoded by the coding sequence GTGAACTGGTTTCTTAAAATCATGATGTATGCCGCTGTTCTTTACGGCATTGATTCAGTTTTGGGCGGGGTTCATTACCCGACGATTGAGGCTTTTATGGCAGTGGTTATTTTTTTGGCCACGGTAGGACATTTTGCGGATCAATGGGTATTGCACCGGTTGGGGAACATCAAGTCCGTCTTATCCGGTTCCGTTTTTATGGTGCTGGTGGTATGGGGATCACAGTTTTTGTTTCCTGGGTCCGTCATCATGTTTTGGGCTGCTTTGCTGACAGGTTTGATCCTGGGACTGGTGGAATATTTCATGCATAAAGAGATTTTGGCGACAGATCCTTATTGA
- a CDS encoding DinB family protein gives MNEVNEVRRLLLEEAEMAVSTTERLLSKVKPEEWSYQPRENMMTLLQLARHLTQIPAVDLAILQEQSQEKIRQLEKKLSFHTAEDLASSMKKGYLELKEYMNSLDVETFLTEKTRPFYDKEGKSQAKWLTEIVTHLFHHRAQLFNYLKELGHPVTMSDLYATQ, from the coding sequence ATGAACGAAGTCAATGAAGTACGGCGATTGTTGTTGGAAGAGGCGGAAATGGCAGTCAGTACCACGGAGCGACTCCTGTCCAAAGTAAAGCCGGAGGAGTGGTCCTATCAACCCCGGGAAAACATGATGACTCTGTTGCAACTGGCCCGCCATCTCACTCAAATTCCAGCTGTGGACCTGGCTATTCTTCAGGAGCAGAGTCAAGAAAAGATTCGTCAACTGGAAAAAAAGTTGTCTTTTCATACAGCGGAGGACTTGGCCTCGTCCATGAAGAAGGGATACCTGGAATTGAAGGAGTACATGAACAGTTTGGATGTGGAAACGTTCTTAACTGAAAAGACTCGACCCTTCTATGACAAAGAGGGTAAGAGCCAAGCCAAGTGGTTGACGGAAATCGTCACTCACCTGTTTCACCACCGTGCCCAACTGTTCAACTATCTGAAGGAATTGGGACATCCAGTCACGATGTCTGATCTTTATGCAACTCAATAA
- a CDS encoding bifunctional metallophosphatase/5'-nucleotidase, whose product MVRFRRWLTLSTIICLAVSLVSFPVAEAKPKKSKKTTLTVMSTSDLHGYIMPLNYVDNSPEDHGLAKISTLVKQVRKQNPKALLLDSGDTIQGSPMSYYHAKVNNKPMDPMMKVMNHLGYDAMAIGNHEYNYGRQTFEKAEKEANFPWLAANTLKKNTDQVYTKPYKIFKMPGGVRVGVLGLTTQFVPQWENPDHISHVDFVDVVDTAKKWVPIMKKKEKADVIYVSYHGGLEHKKGPDGSIIPLPETTGENQVYQLATQVPGIDVILAGHMHTPVEDVRVNGVLITEPNKWGTHLSVVDMSLEKKKGKWTVTDKKARLLESSTVEADPKVVKLIQSYEQETQQFLDRPVGEIEGDMTVTDPLYTRSRDTALIEFINKVQMHYSGADISAASLFDNNVRGLPAKVTTRDILGTYIYTNTLQVIRVTGQDIRDALEQSARYFKQNNGNEPIEVNPDYISPKPQHYNYDMWEGIRYTIDVSKPEGKRIVKLTDLNDKPLKMDETFDIALNNYRAGGGGGYTMFQGKPVIKDINMEVSELITDYIKEKGSVKAESDHNWNIIGARLD is encoded by the coding sequence ATGGTTCGATTCCGCCGTTGGCTTACTCTGTCAACCATTATTTGTCTGGCAGTGTCTTTGGTCAGTTTTCCGGTTGCTGAAGCCAAGCCGAAAAAGAGCAAAAAAACCACGCTGACTGTCATGTCCACCAGTGATCTGCATGGTTATATCATGCCCCTTAACTATGTGGACAACTCCCCGGAAGATCATGGTTTGGCCAAGATCTCCACATTGGTCAAACAGGTACGCAAACAAAATCCAAAAGCCTTGTTACTGGATAGTGGAGACACCATTCAAGGTTCTCCCATGTCCTACTATCATGCCAAAGTAAACAATAAACCCATGGACCCTATGATGAAAGTTATGAATCACCTGGGTTACGATGCGATGGCCATCGGCAACCATGAATACAATTATGGACGTCAAACATTTGAAAAAGCGGAAAAGGAAGCTAACTTTCCCTGGCTTGCCGCCAATACTCTGAAGAAAAACACCGATCAGGTCTATACAAAGCCTTATAAAATATTTAAAATGCCTGGAGGTGTCCGTGTAGGAGTCTTGGGACTGACGACTCAATTTGTCCCCCAATGGGAAAATCCGGATCATATTTCCCATGTTGATTTTGTCGATGTCGTGGATACCGCCAAAAAGTGGGTCCCTATCATGAAGAAGAAGGAAAAGGCAGATGTCATATACGTCTCCTATCATGGTGGGTTGGAACATAAGAAAGGTCCCGACGGAAGCATTATTCCGTTACCGGAGACAACCGGTGAAAACCAGGTGTATCAATTGGCCACCCAAGTCCCGGGGATTGATGTCATCCTGGCCGGGCATATGCATACACCTGTGGAGGACGTTCGGGTCAATGGTGTGTTGATCACAGAACCCAATAAGTGGGGAACTCACCTTTCCGTGGTGGATATGAGTCTGGAAAAGAAAAAAGGGAAATGGACCGTTACAGACAAGAAAGCACGACTGCTGGAATCTTCCACAGTAGAAGCCGACCCAAAAGTCGTGAAGCTGATCCAATCTTATGAACAGGAGACACAGCAATTCCTCGATCGTCCTGTAGGGGAAATCGAAGGAGATATGACGGTAACCGATCCTTTATACACCCGGTCCCGGGACACTGCTTTGATCGAATTTATCAACAAGGTACAGATGCATTACAGTGGAGCAGATATCTCCGCCGCTTCTCTGTTTGACAACAATGTCCGGGGGTTGCCTGCCAAAGTAACCACACGGGATATATTGGGGACTTATATTTACACCAATACCCTGCAAGTTATTCGGGTAACAGGACAAGATATCCGGGATGCTTTGGAACAATCTGCCCGATACTTCAAACAAAATAACGGAAACGAACCCATCGAAGTCAATCCCGACTATATCTCACCCAAGCCCCAACATTACAACTATGATATGTGGGAAGGCATCCGTTATACAATCGATGTTTCCAAACCGGAAGGAAAACGTATTGTAAAATTGACGGATTTAAATGACAAACCTCTAAAGATGGATGAAACCTTTGATATCGCTTTAAATAACTACCGGGCAGGCGGCGGAGGCGGATATACCATGTTTCAGGGAAAACCCGTCATCAAGGACATCAACATGGAAGTATCCGAATTGATCACTGATTACATCAAAGAAAAAGGCTCCGTAAAAGCCGAATCGGATCATAACTGGAACATTATCGGCGCTCGACTGGATTAA